The following coding sequences are from one Crateriforma spongiae window:
- the fae gene encoding formaldehyde-activating enzyme, with translation MQFYIGEALVGDGNEVAHIDLMIGSKNGPVGTAFANALSTQSDGHTNLLAVLEPNVAVKPSTVMITKVTIKGMKQAVQMFGPAQAAVAKAVADSVADGVIPKDQTEELVCVCGVFIHPAAESDEKIYTYNYEATKQAIAAAMKNEPSADQMLAKKDSAAHPFKGF, from the coding sequence ATGCAGTTTTACATCGGCGAAGCCCTGGTCGGCGACGGCAACGAAGTTGCCCACATTGACTTGATGATCGGCAGCAAGAACGGCCCGGTTGGAACCGCATTTGCCAATGCGTTGTCGACCCAGAGTGACGGTCACACCAATCTGCTGGCGGTTCTGGAACCCAACGTTGCTGTGAAGCCGTCGACGGTCATGATCACCAAGGTCACGATCAAGGGCATGAAGCAAGCCGTGCAGATGTTCGGTCCCGCTCAAGCCGCTGTGGCCAAGGCTGTTGCCGATTCGGTCGCCGACGGCGTGATCCCCAAGGACCAAACCGAAGAATTGGTTTGCGTCTGTGGCGTGTTCATTCACCCGGCCGCTGAAAGTGACGAAAAGATCTATACGTACAATTACGAAGCCACCAAGCAAGCGATCGCTGCCGCGATGAAGAACGAACCGTCGGCCGATCAAATGTTGGCCAAGAAGGACAGTGCGGCGCACCCGTTCAAGGGCTTCTAG
- a CDS encoding PLP-dependent aminotransferase family protein: protein MPPWTVELLYRQISDAAKQAQQSETIDKIKSRASELVQDLPESAARGIESAGRRLDRLMKSAEQSTKAFRQWSEKFNAVTLPCVNATGTLLDPRCSPPINEIVVAAGIEAMQGNRVCDTSLDLRLHRHLHQAMNLGDDQDVAVAASMSAALMAVSTISLDRPFLVPRSEVFRVDGRPTSDLLGGVFAMTAEIGDSRTFVAEDLAGNPDAILIRGDSGAAPISWDTVAADDQPWAAVLRCGTLRGGGDPATVGSIEGGDLASVGDLLNQGAEFVVVPGDGLIGGPASGVIVGKKSVLADIIGHESWSAWSAGIATIAMLCEACERQASAAVDGSAALSMLNTSVGNLKARCERLATRLSATEIEQTIQITDRPAGIIADGRWQLPSRQIELRRPGLDAKAWAEKLAQHHPSVLVDAEDDALRIDLRWVNPADDGRIAEAILD from the coding sequence ATGCCTCCCTGGACCGTCGAACTTCTGTATCGCCAGATTTCTGACGCCGCGAAACAAGCACAGCAGTCCGAGACGATCGACAAGATCAAGTCTCGCGCATCGGAACTTGTCCAAGACCTGCCCGAATCAGCAGCACGCGGCATCGAATCGGCCGGGCGTCGTTTAGATCGGCTGATGAAGTCGGCGGAACAATCGACCAAGGCGTTCCGACAGTGGTCCGAAAAATTCAACGCGGTGACGTTGCCCTGCGTCAATGCGACCGGGACGTTGTTGGACCCGCGTTGCAGTCCGCCGATCAATGAAATCGTCGTGGCCGCGGGTATCGAAGCGATGCAAGGCAATCGTGTTTGCGATACCTCGCTGGATCTTCGGTTGCATCGACATTTGCACCAAGCCATGAACTTGGGCGACGATCAGGACGTTGCCGTGGCCGCATCCATGTCGGCGGCACTGATGGCGGTGTCGACGATTTCGCTGGATCGCCCGTTCTTGGTGCCCCGCAGCGAAGTTTTTCGCGTCGATGGTCGGCCCACGTCGGATTTGTTGGGCGGGGTTTTCGCAATGACCGCAGAAATTGGCGACAGTCGAACATTTGTTGCCGAGGATTTGGCCGGCAATCCCGATGCGATTCTGATCCGCGGCGACAGCGGGGCGGCGCCGATTTCCTGGGACACCGTTGCGGCGGATGATCAACCTTGGGCGGCGGTGCTACGTTGCGGGACGCTGCGCGGCGGCGGCGATCCGGCAACGGTTGGATCGATCGAAGGCGGTGATCTGGCTTCCGTTGGCGATCTGTTGAATCAGGGAGCCGAATTTGTTGTGGTCCCCGGTGATGGTTTGATCGGCGGTCCGGCTTCGGGCGTGATCGTCGGGAAGAAATCGGTGTTGGCCGACATCATCGGTCACGAGTCTTGGTCCGCATGGTCCGCGGGCATCGCGACGATTGCGATGTTGTGTGAAGCTTGTGAACGTCAAGCGTCGGCCGCAGTTGATGGATCCGCCGCATTGTCGATGCTGAACACATCGGTCGGAAACCTGAAGGCACGATGCGAACGCTTGGCGACGCGACTGAGTGCGACGGAAATCGAACAGACGATTCAGATCACTGATCGGCCGGCCGGAATCATCGCGGACGGTCGCTGGCAATTGCCGTCGCGACAGATTGAATTGCGACGTCCAGGTTTGGACGCGAAAGCCTGGGCTGAAAAGCTGGCCCAGCATCACCCGTCTGTCTTGGTAGACGCCGAAGACGATGCGCTGCGGATCGATTTGCGTTGGGTCAACCCGGCCGATGACGGGCGAATCGCCGAAGCGATTCTGGATTAG
- a CDS encoding NAD(P)-dependent methylenetetrahydromethanopterin dehydrogenase, with amino-acid sequence MPKKILLQFDTGDHASSFDSVVAIDSGVDHLLTYRDVHPSAVRGLVHGAMFTRGGDDLASTAIFIGGEDVQDAEKLLQSVRNTFFGPVRVSVMLDAGGCNTTASAAVVAAGRHVELGQAKAAVLGGTGPVGRRVAQLLAGEGADVVLTSRSQERAEAACQDIREKVGADQASTATLTAAAPRGENDLKQVMADRDCVIACGAAGVQLLSAQVVESMSDLAVAIDLNAVPPAGIEGVSMTDKAVPVGSGVGYGAIGVGGLKMRTHVQAIERLFTANDLVLDAEEIYGIAKTIG; translated from the coding sequence ATGCCCAAAAAGATTCTGTTGCAGTTTGACACCGGCGATCATGCCAGTTCCTTTGATTCGGTGGTGGCAATCGATTCCGGAGTGGATCACCTGTTGACCTATCGTGACGTTCATCCGTCGGCGGTGCGTGGTCTGGTTCACGGTGCGATGTTCACACGTGGTGGTGACGACTTGGCATCGACCGCGATTTTCATCGGCGGCGAAGACGTCCAAGATGCCGAGAAGTTGTTGCAGTCGGTGCGCAACACCTTCTTTGGGCCCGTCCGCGTTTCGGTGATGTTGGATGCCGGCGGCTGTAACACGACGGCCAGCGCGGCGGTGGTCGCGGCGGGACGACACGTCGAACTGGGACAAGCCAAAGCGGCGGTGTTGGGCGGTACCGGACCGGTCGGTCGACGCGTCGCTCAGTTGCTAGCCGGTGAAGGCGCCGACGTGGTTTTGACCAGCCGTTCGCAGGAGCGTGCCGAAGCCGCGTGCCAAGACATTCGTGAAAAAGTGGGGGCGGATCAAGCATCCACCGCGACGCTGACCGCTGCGGCACCCCGCGGCGAAAACGATTTGAAACAAGTGATGGCAGATCGCGACTGCGTGATTGCTTGCGGGGCCGCGGGGGTCCAGTTGTTGTCCGCCCAGGTGGTGGAATCGATGTCCGATCTGGCAGTTGCGATCGACCTGAATGCGGTCCCGCCGGCGGGCATCGAAGGCGTGTCGATGACGGACAAGGCCGTGCCTGTTGGCAGCGGTGTCGGATACGGCGCGATCGGAGTGGGTGGTTTGAAGATGCGAACGCACGTCCAGGCGATCGAGCGGTTGTTCACGGCGAACGATCTGGTGCTGGATGCCGAAGAGATCTATGGAATTGCAAAAACAATCGGGTGA
- a CDS encoding ATP-grasp domain-containing protein, translating to MQAPDAIPDDPKPQPNPGGEPSETTDSAAAAGKVILMGASVRSAAASARRGGLRIWGIDRFGDADTRELCEEFQQISGPHQIATALRRAKTRWPDAAVVAAGDLITPPDVEVDHALGRETQPIRSRDLWAQLAAESGCRFPTTRSIADEENSPHQHRRQSIDHDRWLEKLMTGTGGLGVRWSDPNRKPQGGMTFQQQWVAGRTYGVTFIADGTEAILLGACRTITTSFGDLPFIYAGSLGPMPLQPLTQDRLRCLGQRLVKRTGYRGLFNTDVVLSGDQPPWLLEVNPRWSASMELVEHTLAPESSGSSPATQPSLIRWHVRAQTERLDTWVRVPNPAHSSRRFKRIVYSLRKGKLCSQAIQQWCRRLNAEDQPIRCTDIPAQTDDIAIGQPIVTLTGPLTQSTIYRGLIRQVQSLVS from the coding sequence ATGCAAGCACCTGACGCGATCCCGGACGATCCAAAACCGCAGCCGAACCCCGGCGGCGAACCATCCGAAACGACCGATTCGGCCGCTGCGGCCGGCAAAGTCATTCTGATGGGGGCGTCGGTGCGATCCGCCGCCGCGTCGGCCCGCCGTGGAGGCCTGCGAATTTGGGGAATTGACCGATTCGGCGACGCGGACACTCGGGAACTTTGCGAAGAATTCCAGCAGATTTCCGGTCCGCACCAGATCGCGACCGCCCTTCGCCGGGCCAAGACCCGGTGGCCAGACGCGGCCGTTGTCGCCGCCGGTGATCTGATCACTCCGCCCGACGTCGAAGTCGATCATGCGTTGGGGCGCGAAACACAACCCATCCGCTCCCGCGATCTTTGGGCTCAGTTGGCCGCGGAATCGGGTTGTCGATTTCCCACGACTCGTTCGATCGCCGATGAAGAAAACAGTCCGCACCAACACCGGCGGCAATCGATCGACCATGACCGCTGGCTGGAAAAATTGATGACGGGCACAGGCGGCTTGGGCGTCCGATGGTCGGATCCGAATCGCAAACCCCAAGGCGGCATGACGTTTCAACAACAATGGGTCGCCGGGCGAACGTACGGCGTAACCTTCATCGCTGATGGGACCGAAGCAATACTGCTGGGGGCGTGCCGAACCATCACGACAAGTTTCGGCGATCTGCCGTTCATCTATGCCGGTTCCCTCGGCCCGATGCCCTTGCAACCGTTGACACAAGATCGGCTGCGGTGTCTTGGCCAACGCCTGGTGAAACGAACCGGATACCGCGGCCTGTTCAATACGGATGTCGTTCTTTCAGGGGACCAGCCACCGTGGTTATTGGAAGTCAATCCACGGTGGTCCGCGTCGATGGAACTAGTCGAACACACTCTTGCACCGGAGTCCTCCGGTTCCAGCCCGGCCACGCAACCATCGCTGATCCGCTGGCATGTTCGGGCACAAACCGAGCGACTCGATACTTGGGTGCGGGTCCCGAATCCAGCTCATTCAAGTCGACGATTCAAACGGATCGTCTATTCGCTTCGAAAAGGAAAGCTGTGTTCGCAAGCGATCCAGCAGTGGTGCCGCCGGTTGAACGCAGAAGACCAACCGATCCGTTGCACCGACATCCCCGCACAGACCGACGACATCGCCATCGGCCAGCCGATCGTCACACTGACAGGCCCCCTAACGCAATCGACGATCTACCGCGGTCTGATTCGCCAGGTGCAATCATTGGTTTCGTAG
- a CDS encoding HlyD family efflux transporter periplasmic adaptor subunit — MAESCDTLDVMTRPVRLEPGLRFRPVRQRGRWLCQIEQPSQHRFFRIGPAEYALISFFDGQTTLAQACAMAAAKLGCDAPSTERAKSVLQWMVRQRLASFADNKNDVRINETAAHLRPRVSSHSATAGNSGRTAWWHRFNPFWIKVPLPNVHRVLDSASIAVLPLYRSLGCILWSMLILVGLGMAWIQRGELLSGGTDVFDPDQWAYLIGIWLVLKLVHELGHTAACRRYGVKVRQAGIVAVLLMPMVYVDLTDAWMCRSRRKRMIISAAGIYLELGIAAIAVLGWTWSDDPVQRLVCHQVLFAAGVSTVLFNANPLMRFDGYYLLADAFDFPNLYSVAQQRVASAMRWLLLGQRPPDFDEPWWRRWAIDAYGWASLFWKGIIAVTLVIAAAWMFQGAGVLIAILGITQWVGRPLVAAFKTMKQESAGTSMLRPAFVTFVGVGLITGIVFWMPFPTRLAAPAVVRFPPECSVRCGVDGFVTAVFVREGQWVSPGDVLASLENDALRIELADVEIQLQQIEQQQLTAIHQLDAAADQIFQQRRASLISRRDHLAEQVDRMRLVAHRPGRVEARGLQERLGTYVQKGDSLMKIVDDGHKEVVALVNQAGIRTARRFEGDATIFASEAVGNFTGKLERIEPQATDRLPTPALAATSGGPMAVRTDESPEETLEPNEGPGESIRLVEPHFMAIARLDEPTAKRVPAGLLVEARLGYRDETIAQRVRTALLQRWYDDAADSNRR; from the coding sequence ATGGCGGAATCATGCGACACCTTGGATGTCATGACACGGCCGGTGCGTCTGGAACCGGGCTTGCGTTTTCGGCCCGTCCGCCAGCGTGGACGTTGGCTTTGTCAGATCGAACAACCGTCACAGCATCGCTTTTTCCGCATCGGACCGGCGGAATATGCGCTAATCAGTTTCTTTGACGGACAGACGACGTTGGCCCAGGCCTGTGCGATGGCGGCGGCCAAGTTGGGCTGCGATGCACCGTCGACCGAACGTGCCAAAAGCGTTTTGCAGTGGATGGTGCGTCAGCGTTTGGCGTCGTTTGCGGACAACAAAAATGACGTCCGGATCAACGAAACCGCCGCGCACTTGCGGCCGCGCGTCTCGTCGCATTCCGCCACGGCGGGGAACTCGGGCCGAACCGCCTGGTGGCACAGATTCAATCCGTTTTGGATCAAGGTGCCGTTGCCAAATGTTCATCGCGTTCTGGATTCGGCTTCGATCGCTGTGTTGCCGTTGTATCGAAGTCTCGGATGCATCCTTTGGTCGATGTTGATCCTGGTCGGACTGGGGATGGCATGGATTCAACGTGGCGAGTTACTATCCGGCGGAACCGACGTCTTTGATCCCGACCAGTGGGCCTACTTGATCGGCATTTGGCTGGTGCTGAAATTGGTTCACGAACTTGGGCATACCGCGGCGTGCCGGCGATACGGTGTGAAGGTTCGGCAGGCGGGGATTGTGGCCGTCTTGTTGATGCCGATGGTCTACGTGGATCTGACAGATGCTTGGATGTGTCGCAGTCGCCGTAAGCGGATGATCATCAGTGCCGCCGGAATCTATTTGGAACTAGGGATCGCGGCGATCGCCGTCTTGGGATGGACTTGGTCGGACGATCCGGTGCAACGATTGGTGTGTCACCAGGTGCTGTTCGCCGCTGGGGTTTCGACCGTGTTGTTCAATGCGAATCCCTTGATGCGTTTTGACGGCTATTACCTATTGGCCGACGCTTTCGATTTTCCCAATCTGTATTCCGTCGCACAGCAAAGGGTTGCGTCGGCAATGCGTTGGTTGTTGTTGGGCCAACGTCCACCGGATTTTGACGAACCGTGGTGGCGTCGCTGGGCGATCGATGCGTATGGATGGGCATCCCTATTTTGGAAGGGAATCATAGCGGTGACGTTGGTGATTGCTGCCGCCTGGATGTTTCAGGGCGCCGGCGTGCTGATCGCCATCCTGGGAATCACACAGTGGGTGGGGCGGCCCCTGGTCGCCGCGTTCAAAACCATGAAGCAAGAATCGGCGGGGACGTCGATGCTGCGACCGGCTTTCGTCACATTCGTCGGCGTGGGGCTGATCACAGGGATTGTGTTTTGGATGCCGTTTCCGACACGACTGGCGGCCCCCGCGGTGGTTCGATTCCCGCCGGAATGTTCGGTCCGCTGCGGCGTGGACGGGTTTGTCACCGCCGTGTTTGTCCGCGAAGGGCAATGGGTATCACCAGGCGATGTGTTGGCATCACTGGAAAATGATGCCTTGCGAATCGAACTGGCCGATGTGGAAATTCAGTTGCAACAGATCGAACAACAGCAACTGACTGCGATCCACCAACTGGATGCCGCCGCCGATCAGATCTTTCAACAGCGGCGGGCATCCCTGATCAGTCGTCGTGATCACCTGGCGGAACAGGTGGACCGTATGCGGCTGGTGGCGCATCGCCCTGGGCGAGTCGAAGCGCGCGGATTGCAAGAGCGTTTGGGGACGTACGTCCAGAAGGGCGATTCCTTGATGAAGATTGTCGATGACGGGCACAAAGAGGTGGTCGCATTAGTCAACCAAGCGGGCATTCGCACCGCACGACGATTCGAAGGTGACGCCACGATCTTTGCTAGCGAAGCGGTGGGGAATTTCACGGGAAAACTGGAACGCATTGAACCTCAGGCGACCGATCGATTGCCCACACCGGCTCTAGCGGCCACGTCCGGCGGGCCGATGGCGGTGCGAACGGATGAATCGCCAGAGGAGACGTTGGAGCCGAACGAAGGGCCCGGTGAATCCATCCGCTTGGTCGAACCGCACTTCATGGCAATTGCTAGGTTGGATGAGCCGACGGCGAAACGGGTACCCGCCGGATTGTTGGTGGAAGCACGACTGGGGTACCGCGACGAAACGATTGCACAGCGAGTTCGCACCGCTTTGTTGCAACGCTGGTACGACGACGCGGCCGATTCGAACCGTCGGTGA
- a CDS encoding DNA-methyltransferase, translating to MLKLDQIHQGDCVELMKQLDDGSIDLAFADPPFNIGYDYDIYDDRMPVDHYLKWSNQWISEVHRVLKDDGTFWLAIGDEFAAELKIESQKVGFHCRNWVIWYYTFGVNCKNKFTRSHAHLFYFVKDPDHFVFNADDPDVRVPSARQLVYGDRRANPKGRLPDDTWILRPQDLAEGFAEDEDTWYFPRVAGTFKERAGFHGCQMPEQLLGRIIRACSRPGEVVLDPFSGSGSTAVVAKKLSRKAIALEMSVDYAGRGQQRLDETRVGDPLVGASDPKRSAPSTSKGRRLADKAKKPKKKQATAVSTPSMFDDASTDT from the coding sequence GTGTTAAAGCTTGATCAAATTCATCAAGGCGACTGCGTCGAACTGATGAAACAGTTGGACGACGGCAGCATCGACTTGGCGTTCGCTGACCCGCCGTTCAACATCGGCTATGACTACGACATCTATGACGATCGCATGCCGGTGGACCATTACCTGAAATGGTCCAACCAGTGGATCAGCGAAGTCCACCGTGTTTTGAAAGACGACGGCACGTTCTGGCTGGCAATCGGTGACGAATTTGCCGCGGAACTGAAAATCGAATCCCAGAAGGTCGGCTTTCACTGTCGCAATTGGGTGATCTGGTATTACACGTTCGGCGTGAACTGCAAAAACAAATTCACCCGTTCCCACGCACACCTGTTCTACTTCGTCAAAGACCCGGACCACTTCGTCTTCAACGCGGACGATCCCGATGTCCGTGTCCCATCGGCACGCCAACTGGTATACGGCGATCGCCGAGCGAACCCCAAAGGCCGGTTGCCCGACGACACGTGGATTCTGAGGCCACAGGACCTGGCCGAAGGCTTCGCCGAAGACGAAGACACATGGTACTTTCCCCGCGTCGCCGGCACCTTTAAAGAACGCGCCGGTTTCCACGGATGCCAAATGCCCGAACAGTTGCTCGGCCGGATCATCCGTGCTTGCAGCCGACCGGGCGAAGTCGTCTTGGACCCGTTTTCTGGCAGCGGTTCAACGGCGGTTGTCGCGAAAAAGCTTTCACGAAAAGCGATCGCACTGGAAATGTCGGTGGACTATGCCGGCCGCGGGCAACAGCGTCTGGACGAAACCCGTGTCGGCGATCCGCTGGTCGGTGCATCCGATCCCAAACGCAGCGCACCATCAACATCCAAAGGTCGTCGCTTGGCGGATAAAGCCAAGAAACCCAAAAAGAAACAGGCCACCGCCGTCAGCACGCCGTCGATGTTTGACGACGCATCGACCGACACCTAA
- a CDS encoding efflux RND transporter periplasmic adaptor subunit: MSQYESITNRSSDAGGRAVPDRSHSGSADATAALDDAVHLLSRLGQAGDSIDPAAVVLADALELQIRLESHRDLHDAMCEAAGWMGRSWAARTVIVGFIDAPESPCRDAIVWHCQTGEDPEERIESKLDSQQDAALDEALRRGEPTWFPPRHSGDRCGALAIERLAKSIDATLLLTAPLVDERLRCCGVVLLVDPSPPDPSICIQNRVDAVAVPLAEKLAQLHRHRPSRLQRWLGDVGNAISGRSGTILWCCVVCVCLLLMIPVPYNIHGQCELLPSGRRFVVAPVDGPLESSRVRRGDSVARGDVLAVINASEMDLELAALEAELARSRKAIDTYLAESKTAQQQLAELEAERFELESQLLRHRRSQLQLTSPIDGVVIRGDLRDAEDAPLTRGQTLFEVAPLGRQRLEIAIPQAEIAYAAAGSTATFRLHAFADRDWMTTVRRIHRTADVKDRENVFIAEAVIDDPEHLLRPGMKGRAWIESGTASLGWVMLHRPIARLRVWLGW; the protein is encoded by the coding sequence GTGTCGCAGTATGAATCCATCACGAATCGCAGCAGCGACGCCGGCGGGCGGGCGGTGCCCGATCGTTCGCACTCTGGTTCGGCCGATGCGACGGCGGCGCTCGATGACGCCGTGCATTTGTTGTCCCGTTTGGGACAGGCCGGTGATTCGATCGATCCTGCCGCGGTCGTTTTGGCCGACGCTTTAGAGCTTCAGATCCGCTTGGAATCGCATCGTGACCTGCACGATGCCATGTGCGAAGCGGCCGGTTGGATGGGACGGTCGTGGGCGGCGCGGACGGTCATCGTCGGCTTCATCGATGCCCCCGAATCGCCTTGCCGCGATGCGATCGTCTGGCACTGTCAAACGGGGGAGGATCCCGAAGAAAGGATCGAAAGCAAGCTTGATTCGCAACAAGACGCCGCGCTGGACGAGGCGCTGCGGCGTGGCGAGCCCACGTGGTTCCCGCCACGGCATTCCGGCGATCGCTGTGGGGCTTTGGCGATCGAGCGATTGGCGAAATCGATCGATGCGACGCTGTTGCTGACCGCTCCCTTGGTCGACGAGCGGCTTCGTTGTTGTGGCGTGGTGTTGCTGGTCGATCCGTCACCACCCGATCCATCCATTTGCATTCAAAACCGCGTGGATGCGGTGGCGGTGCCGCTGGCGGAAAAGCTTGCGCAACTGCATCGGCATCGACCGTCACGACTGCAACGCTGGTTGGGGGACGTCGGCAATGCGATCAGCGGCCGAAGCGGCACGATTCTGTGGTGCTGCGTCGTGTGCGTGTGTTTGTTGTTGATGATTCCCGTTCCGTACAACATTCATGGCCAGTGTGAATTGCTGCCCAGCGGACGCCGTTTCGTGGTGGCACCGGTCGATGGTCCTTTGGAATCTTCGCGGGTGCGACGTGGGGATTCGGTCGCCCGGGGCGATGTGTTGGCCGTCATCAATGCGTCGGAGATGGATTTGGAATTGGCGGCGTTGGAAGCGGAATTGGCGCGTTCTCGCAAGGCAATCGACACCTATTTGGCGGAAAGCAAAACGGCACAACAACAGTTGGCGGAACTGGAAGCAGAACGCTTCGAACTGGAATCCCAATTGTTGCGGCATCGTCGCAGCCAACTGCAATTGACCAGTCCGATTGATGGAGTGGTCATCCGCGGCGATCTTCGTGACGCCGAAGACGCACCGCTGACGCGCGGTCAAACACTGTTTGAAGTCGCGCCTTTGGGACGTCAGCGTTTGGAGATCGCGATCCCACAAGCGGAAATCGCCTACGCCGCCGCGGGGTCAACGGCCACGTTTCGGCTTCACGCTTTTGCCGATCGCGATTGGATGACGACGGTGCGTCGCATTCACCGGACCGCTGATGTCAAAGACCGAGAAAACGTATTCATCGCCGAAGCGGTCATCGATGACCCGGAACATCTTTTGCGACCAGGCATGAAGGGGCGTGCCTGGATCGAATCGGGGACGGCTTCGTTGGGGTGGGTGATGTTGCATCGGCCCATCGCCCGGTTACGTGTCTGGTTGGGATGGTGA